In one window of Henckelia pumila isolate YLH828 chromosome 1, ASM3356847v2, whole genome shotgun sequence DNA:
- the LOC140863653 gene encoding chaperonin CPN60-2, mitochondrial — MYRFAANLASKARVARSSSQQFGGRVGWIRNYAAKDIRFGVEARSLMLKGVEDLADAVQVTMGPKGRNVVIEQSWGAPKVTKDGVTVAKSIEFKDKVKNIGASLVKQVANATNEVAGDGTTCATVLTRAIFAEGCKSVAAGMNAMDLRRGISMAVDAVVTNLKSRARMISTSEEIAQVGTISANGEREIGELIAKAMEKVGKEGVITIQDGKTMFNELEVVEGMKLDRGYISPYFITNQKNQKCEMDDALILIHEKKISSLNGMVKVLELAIKRQKPLLIVAEDVESEALAALVLNKIRAGLKVCAIKSPGFGENRKSGLQDLAVLTGGQVLTEELGLYLDEVNMDMLGSCKKVSISKDDTIILDGGGEKKNIEDRSEQIRSAIELSTSDYDKEKLQERLAKLSGGVAVLKIGGASEAEVSEKKDRVTDALNATKAAVEEGIVPGGGVALLYASKELEKLPTANFDQKIGVQIIQNALKMPVHTIAKNAGVEGAVVVGKLLEQDNPDLGYDAAKGEYVDMVKAGVIDPLKVIRTALVDAASVSSLMTTTEAIIVEQPTEEKTSPAMGGGMGGMGGMDY, encoded by the exons ATGTATCGTTTCGCAGCAAATCTAGCATCCAAGGCCAG GGTTGCAAGAAGCAGCAGCCAGCAG TTTGGCGGCAGAGTGGGTTGGATCAGAAACTATGCTGCGAAAGACATTAGATTTGGAGTAGAGGCGAGGTCTCTTATGCTTAAAGGTGTAGAAGATCTCGCCGATGCAGTTCAAGTGACGATGGGTCCAAAG GGGCGTAATGTGGTGATTGAACAAAGTTGGGGTGCCCCGAAAGTGACAAAGGATGGTGTCACAGTTGCAAAGAGCATTGAATTTAAGGACAAAGTCAAGAACATTGGGGCAAGCCTTGTAAAACAGGTCGCAAATGCTACAAACGAAGTGGCTGGAGATG GCACTACCTGTGCTACTGTTCTCACCCGTGCAATATTTGCCGAAGGGTGCAAATCAGTAGCAGCAGGTATGAATGCCATGGATCTAAGGCGTGGAATTTCCATGGCTGTTGATGCTGTGGTCACAAACTTGAAAAGCAGGGCAAGAATGATAAGCACGTCGGAGGAAATTGCTCAG GTTGGGACAATCTCTGCCAACGGAGAAAGAGAAATAGGTGAGCTGATTGCAAAAGCTATGGAAAAAGTTGGTAAAGAAGGTGTCATTACAATACAA GATGGAAAGACAATGTTCAATGAATTGGAAGTTGTGGAAGGAATGAAGTTGGATAGGGGTTATATTTCTCCGTACTTCATTACAAACCAGAAGAACCAGAAATGT GAAATGGATGATGCCCTCATTCTTATTCACGAGAAGAAAATATCAAGTTTAAATGGGATGGTGAAAGTTCTAGAGCTGGCTATTAAG AGGCAAAAGCCACTACTGATTGTTGCTGAAGATGTGGAAAGTGAGGCACTTGCAGCTCTTGTACTGAACAAGATTCGTGCGGGACTCAAG GTTTGTGCTATAAAATCTCCGGGTTTTGGGGAGAACAGGAAATCTGGTTTGCAAGATCTTGCTGTTTTAACGGGAGGCCAG GTATTGACTGAAGAACTGGGACTGTATCTCGATGAAGTGAATATGGATATGCTGGGCTCATGTAAAAAG GTTTCTATATCCAAGGATGACACCATTATACTTGATGGGGGTGGTGAAAAGAAAAACATAGAAGATAGATCTGAGCAG ATTAGGTCTGCAATTGAATTGAGTACCTCTGACTATGACAAAGAGAAATTGCAAGAGAGGCTAGCGAAACTCTCTGGTGGTGTAGCTGTTCTTAAG ATCGGAGGAGCCAGTGAAGCAGAGGTTAGTGAGAAAAAAGATAGGGTGACAGATGCTCTAAATGCCACGAAGGCCGCTGTGGAAGAAGGAATTGTACCTG GTGGTGGGGTTGCTCTACTGTATGCATCAAAGGAATTGGAGAAGTTGCCAACCGCAAACTTTGATCAGAAGATTGGTGTTCAAATTATTCAGAATGCATTGAAG ATGCCAGTACATACCATTGCCAAAAATGCCGGAGTAGAAGGTGCTGTCGTTGTTGGTAAATTATTGGAACAAGATAATCCCGATCTTGGATACGATGCAGCTAAAG GTGAATACGTTGACATGGTCAAGGCCGGAGTTATCGATCCTTTGAAAGTTATCAGAACAGCTCTTGTCGATGCTGCTAG CGTCTCTTCTTTGATGACCACCACAGAAGCGATCATCGTTGAACAACCCACCGAGGAGAAGACATCCCCGGCAATGGGTGGTGGCATGGGTGGAATGGGTGGCATGGATTACTAA